In the Kribbella sp. NBC_00482 genome, one interval contains:
- a CDS encoding zinc-dependent alcohol dehydrogenase family protein, with the protein MRGVLMHAPGDFRVEEREDPKILKPTDAVIRLAATCVCGSDLWPYRGAEPIDAPSPIGHEYVGIVEEIGSDVTTLEPGQFVVGGFSASDNTCEICRAGYQTSCVQREWMNAMGAQAERLRVPLADGTLVATPGLPDDDLIPSLLTASDVLGTGWFAAVAAQAGPGKTVAVVGDGAVGLLGVLAAKQLGAERIIAMSRHESRQKLALDFGATDIVTERGDDGVRQIKELTGGLGAHSVIEAVGTQESMLQAIRSTRPGGHVGYVGVAHDVTLDGQELFFSHAHLHGGPAPVREYLPQLIDLIWNRQINPGKVFDLTLPLEQAPDAYRAMDTRRAIKVLLRP; encoded by the coding sequence ATGCGCGGTGTCTTGATGCACGCCCCCGGTGACTTCCGGGTGGAGGAGCGGGAGGACCCGAAGATCCTGAAGCCCACCGATGCCGTCATCCGGCTGGCCGCGACGTGCGTCTGCGGCTCGGACCTGTGGCCCTACCGAGGAGCCGAACCCATCGACGCACCCTCCCCGATCGGTCACGAGTACGTCGGGATCGTCGAGGAGATCGGCAGCGACGTCACCACGCTCGAGCCCGGCCAATTCGTGGTCGGCGGATTCTCCGCCTCCGACAACACCTGCGAAATCTGCCGCGCCGGCTACCAAACCTCCTGCGTCCAGCGGGAGTGGATGAATGCCATGGGCGCCCAGGCCGAACGACTCCGGGTCCCGCTGGCCGACGGCACGCTCGTCGCCACCCCGGGCTTGCCGGACGACGACCTCATCCCCAGTCTGCTCACCGCCTCCGACGTACTGGGCACCGGCTGGTTCGCGGCCGTCGCAGCCCAGGCCGGACCCGGCAAGACAGTCGCCGTCGTCGGCGACGGCGCGGTCGGCCTGCTCGGTGTCCTGGCGGCCAAGCAACTCGGCGCGGAGCGGATCATCGCCATGAGCAGGCACGAGTCCCGCCAGAAGCTCGCACTCGACTTCGGAGCCACCGACATCGTCACCGAGCGCGGCGACGACGGCGTACGGCAGATCAAGGAGCTGACCGGCGGCCTCGGCGCCCACTCCGTCATCGAGGCCGTCGGCACCCAGGAGTCAATGCTGCAAGCGATCCGCTCCACACGCCCCGGCGGACATGTCGGGTACGTCGGCGTCGCGCACGACGTCACCCTCGACGGGCAAGAACTGTTCTTCTCCCACGCCCACCTGCACGGCGGCCCCGCACCCGTCCGCGAGTACCTGCCCCAACTCATCGACCTGATCTGGAACCGCCAGATCAACCCCGGCAAGGTCTTCGACCTCACCCTCCCCCTCGAGCAGGCCCCCGACGCCTACCGCGCCATGGACACCCGCCGAGCCATCAAGGTCCTACTCCGCCCCTGA
- a CDS encoding MFS transporter — translation MAESEASPGSHEPSSFSSGEPYQRRWQALALLGLAQLMLILDITVVTVALPEMGDDLGLDREALTWVVSAYTLAFGGLMLLGGRAADTFGPTRILLSGLGVFTIASLVAGLATGGEVLIAARAVQGVGAALLSPAALSVLVRIFTGAELNRALGIWSALGGVGAAVGVLLGGVLTAGPGWQWIFFVNVPVGAVVFGYLGRVLPAMPAWAPGRRLDVVGALLGTSATLVVTYAFINAGEDGWTSAQTLVLLVVGGLLYSGFGIWIRRTPHPLVPPTLLGRRTVAAGSLALLVTTALMVSVFFLGTFYLQGVAGHDPLVTGLLFLPVALATMIGAQAAGRLLGRFGARSLAACGLIVAAAGLVVPAVSLGVASTVAAVTIASGGLGVLFVVAAATVLGGVAPDEAGVASAVLSTSHELGSSLGVAVMSGVVAASLTLATGSGFERGYLVAAILALVAAGATSVLIPPTRREAIV, via the coding sequence ATGGCGGAGAGTGAGGCAAGTCCCGGCTCGCACGAGCCATCAAGTTTCAGCTCAGGCGAGCCGTACCAACGCCGATGGCAGGCGCTGGCTCTGCTCGGACTGGCCCAGCTCATGTTGATCCTCGATATCACCGTGGTGACCGTTGCGTTGCCGGAGATGGGGGACGACCTCGGACTCGACCGGGAAGCTCTCACCTGGGTGGTGAGCGCCTATACCTTGGCGTTCGGTGGATTGATGCTGCTCGGGGGGCGCGCCGCGGACACGTTCGGTCCCACCCGGATTCTCCTGTCGGGCTTGGGTGTGTTCACCATCGCGTCGCTGGTCGCAGGGCTGGCTACCGGTGGAGAGGTCCTCATTGCGGCACGGGCTGTTCAGGGTGTCGGGGCTGCACTGCTGTCTCCGGCCGCTCTCTCGGTACTGGTCCGGATCTTCACCGGTGCCGAGTTGAACAGGGCGCTCGGAATCTGGTCGGCCCTGGGCGGTGTCGGTGCTGCTGTCGGCGTACTGCTCGGTGGCGTGTTGACTGCAGGGCCAGGTTGGCAATGGATCTTCTTCGTGAATGTGCCCGTGGGCGCTGTGGTGTTCGGCTATCTCGGCAGGGTCCTACCGGCTATGCCGGCGTGGGCGCCAGGGCGCCGCCTGGATGTCGTCGGAGCTTTGCTGGGCACAAGCGCCACCCTCGTCGTGACCTATGCATTCATCAATGCCGGCGAGGACGGCTGGACGAGCGCGCAGACGCTGGTCCTTCTTGTTGTCGGCGGACTGCTCTATTCAGGGTTCGGGATCTGGATCCGCAGAACTCCCCATCCCTTGGTCCCACCAACGTTACTCGGCCGGCGCACGGTTGCAGCCGGATCACTGGCGCTGTTGGTGACAACGGCCCTGATGGTCTCTGTGTTCTTCCTCGGTACCTTCTACCTTCAAGGTGTCGCAGGTCATGACCCACTCGTGACCGGCCTTTTGTTCCTGCCGGTTGCGCTCGCAACCATGATCGGTGCCCAAGCCGCGGGGCGTCTCCTGGGTCGGTTCGGCGCGCGGTCACTGGCCGCCTGCGGGCTCATCGTGGCCGCGGCCGGCTTGGTTGTACCGGCTGTCAGCCTTGGTGTGGCCTCGACAGTGGCCGCGGTGACTATCGCATCGGGAGGGCTGGGAGTGCTCTTCGTGGTGGCAGCCGCCACCGTCTTGGGTGGCGTTGCCCCCGACGAGGCCGGTGTGGCATCGGCTGTCCTCAGTACGAGTCACGAGCTGGGCTCCTCACTCGGAGTCGCAGTCATGTCCGGAGTGGTGGCGGCCAGCCTGACCCTCGCCACCGGGTCCGGGTTCGAGCGCGGGTATCTGGTGGCGGCGATTCTGGCACTCGTCGCGGCCGGCGCGACAAGCGTCCTGATCCCACCGACACGACGAGAGGCCATCGTATGA
- a CDS encoding SRPBCC family protein — protein sequence MDARSGGSVQAIMVAEDNSTELPFTVRFGDLEPPHRVVLRPGHDEEVTITLSPTPDGTELTYDYTGPAADPADQTAVDAMLDQIDRHL from the coding sequence ATGGACGCCCGCTCGGGCGGCTCGGTCCAGGCCATCATGGTTGCCGAGGACAACAGCACCGAACTGCCGTTCACGGTCCGGTTCGGTGACCTCGAACCACCCCACCGGGTCGTACTTCGTCCCGGCCACGACGAAGAGGTCACCATCACACTCTCTCCCACCCCTGACGGCACCGAGCTGACCTACGACTACACCGGACCAGCAGCCGATCCGGCCGACCAGACCGCCGTCGACGCCATGCTCGACCAAATCGACCGCCACCTCTGA
- a CDS encoding dihydrofolate reductase family protein encodes MRKIINSTFVTLDGVVNHMDKWHFDFVDADSDALALEQLAEASAMLMGRQTYEVYAGAWPGRDGEYAKRMNLIPKYVASTTLTDPAWANTEVLAGDLVDEVRRLKATDGGPILMHGFGPVAKTLLAEGLLDELHLWYHPSLVGVGTADDRLHTEGLVAHLRYAAVRPLASGVVVLSYTSPSTDL; translated from the coding sequence ATGCGCAAGATCATCAACTCGACGTTCGTCACCCTGGACGGCGTCGTGAACCACATGGACAAGTGGCACTTCGACTTCGTCGACGCCGACTCCGACGCACTGGCGCTCGAGCAGTTGGCCGAGGCCAGCGCGATGCTGATGGGCCGGCAGACCTACGAGGTGTACGCCGGCGCCTGGCCCGGCCGCGACGGCGAGTACGCCAAGCGCATGAACCTCATCCCGAAGTACGTGGCGTCCACGACCCTCACCGACCCTGCCTGGGCGAACACCGAGGTGCTCGCGGGCGACCTGGTCGACGAGGTTCGCCGGCTCAAGGCCACCGACGGCGGGCCGATCCTCATGCACGGCTTCGGCCCGGTTGCCAAGACCTTGCTGGCGGAGGGGCTGCTGGACGAGCTCCACCTCTGGTACCACCCGTCGCTCGTGGGCGTCGGTACCGCCGACGACCGGTTGCACACCGAGGGCCTGGTCGCCCATCTGCGGTATGCCGCTGTCCGGCCGCTCGCCTCCGGTGTCGTGGTGCTGTCGTACACATCGCCCTCAACTGACCTCTAG
- a CDS encoding MDR family MFS transporter yields the protein MSSSTQAGTARSRDYGVLRWMVAAAFVVILNETVMFNALPSLMREFAVDVTTAQWLSTAFMLTMAVVIPITGWFLQRVSTPQAFGLAMTVFCIGTAVAAAAPEFWVLLLGRIIQASGTAVMVPLLMTTLMSVVAPEDRGRVMGNMTLAISAAPALGPTASGLILEFASWRWLFGLILPIAAAVSLAAHRQLRDVGERSPASVHLPSVILSAIGFGSLVYGFSEFGSGADARIEAGAFAVVGLASLAAFVFLQLRLQRTDRPLLDLRPLGRRTYRLALLTMAGAFAGMFGSMLILPVYLQNLRHLTTLETGLLMMPGGLAMGLLGPRVGRWFDKYGSRRLIVPGGIGALVALGVLTQVSLTTPIWLILVAHVLLMLSLALIFTPMFTLGLGDVPPRLYSHGSALFGASQQVAGAIGTAIVATLLSSRTTHLLKEGYEPQAAQVGGMVWGLWFGLAMTVVVLALVLRMPNRSATATHEAAPSERSAAPRPSSSS from the coding sequence ATGTCTTCTTCGACCCAGGCGGGCACCGCCCGATCCCGCGACTACGGCGTCCTCCGCTGGATGGTAGCCGCCGCGTTCGTTGTGATTCTGAACGAGACGGTCATGTTCAACGCTCTGCCGAGCCTGATGCGAGAGTTCGCGGTCGACGTCACGACCGCCCAATGGCTCTCGACCGCATTCATGCTCACCATGGCCGTCGTCATCCCCATCACGGGCTGGTTCCTCCAACGGGTGTCCACTCCGCAGGCCTTCGGGCTGGCCATGACCGTGTTCTGCATCGGCACCGCGGTAGCTGCGGCTGCCCCCGAATTCTGGGTCTTGCTCCTCGGCCGGATCATCCAGGCATCAGGCACCGCGGTCATGGTCCCGTTGCTGATGACGACCTTGATGTCTGTCGTCGCTCCTGAGGACCGCGGCCGAGTGATGGGGAACATGACCCTGGCGATCTCCGCGGCACCGGCGCTCGGTCCGACCGCCTCCGGCCTGATCCTCGAGTTCGCCTCCTGGCGCTGGCTGTTCGGCTTGATCCTGCCCATCGCCGCGGCCGTCAGCCTGGCAGCCCACCGTCAGCTTCGCGACGTCGGCGAGCGCAGCCCGGCCTCGGTCCACCTGCCCAGCGTCATCCTCTCCGCGATCGGCTTCGGCTCCCTCGTCTACGGCTTCAGCGAGTTCGGCAGTGGTGCCGACGCCCGCATCGAGGCGGGTGCGTTCGCCGTCGTCGGCCTGGCCTCACTGGCAGCGTTCGTCTTCCTCCAGCTGCGCCTCCAGCGAACCGACCGGCCACTGCTCGATCTGCGGCCCCTCGGCCGGCGTACCTATCGCCTGGCCTTGCTCACAATGGCGGGCGCCTTCGCCGGCATGTTCGGTTCGATGCTCATCCTGCCGGTCTACCTGCAGAACCTGCGCCACCTCACCACCCTCGAGACGGGTCTCCTGATGATGCCGGGCGGCCTCGCCATGGGGCTGCTCGGTCCTCGTGTGGGTCGTTGGTTCGACAAGTACGGCAGCCGCCGGCTGATCGTGCCCGGCGGCATCGGCGCCCTCGTGGCCTTGGGAGTACTGACCCAAGTCAGCCTGACGACGCCGATCTGGCTGATCCTTGTTGCGCACGTGCTGCTGATGCTCTCGCTGGCCCTGATCTTCACCCCCATGTTCACCCTCGGACTGGGCGACGTCCCACCACGGCTTTACTCGCATGGAAGCGCACTGTTCGGGGCTTCCCAGCAAGTGGCCGGCGCCATCGGTACGGCGATCGTGGCGACCTTGTTGTCCTCGCGCACGACCCACCTGCTCAAGGAAGGCTACGAGCCCCAGGCAGCCCAGGTAGGCGGCATGGTCTGGGGCTTGTGGTTCGGCCTGGCGATGACAGTCGTCGTCCTGGCGCTTGTGCTCCGGATGCCCAACCGGTCGGCCACCGCAACGCACGAAGCGGCACCGAGCGAACGGTCCGCGGCGCCAAGACCTTCCAGCAGTTCGTGA
- a CDS encoding dihydrofolate reductase family protein, with the protein MRRLVASLFTTLDGVVETPEKWHFPFFNEEMGAIVQAQMSDTLLMGRKSYDTFAATWPKREEAGGEDAALAAVLGDARKIVVSNQPLQLTWRNSELLEGELVEAVTELKSEPGSDIAISGSISVVRQLLEAGLVDELQLLVDPIAVRDGMRLFEQTGTALPLELRSSRALSNGVLFLVYGPVGQGPGGNYRQASKAMAAAQKS; encoded by the coding sequence ATGAGACGACTCGTCGCCAGCCTGTTCACGACTCTTGACGGAGTCGTAGAGACGCCTGAGAAATGGCATTTCCCCTTCTTCAACGAGGAGATGGGGGCTATCGTCCAAGCCCAGATGAGCGACACACTGCTCATGGGCCGGAAGAGTTACGACACCTTCGCCGCGACGTGGCCGAAGCGCGAGGAAGCAGGCGGCGAGGATGCCGCACTGGCCGCGGTCCTCGGCGACGCTCGCAAGATCGTGGTGTCGAACCAGCCGCTCCAGCTGACCTGGCGCAATTCCGAGCTGCTTGAGGGTGAGCTCGTCGAAGCGGTGACCGAACTCAAGAGCGAGCCGGGCAGTGACATCGCCATCAGCGGCTCGATCTCGGTCGTTCGCCAGTTGCTCGAAGCCGGGCTCGTCGACGAGCTTCAGCTTCTGGTCGATCCGATCGCTGTCCGGGACGGAATGCGTCTCTTCGAGCAGACCGGCACCGCACTGCCCCTGGAGCTGCGTAGCTCGAGAGCCCTCAGCAACGGAGTCCTGTTCCTGGTCTACGGCCCCGTCGGCCAGGGACCGGGCGGCAACTACCGACAGGCCTCGAAAGCCATGGCTGCGGCCCAGAAGTCCTGA
- a CDS encoding TetR/AcrR family transcriptional regulator has protein sequence MESDGNRPRSVARHRPPRADARRNVEVILVAAERCLSRDPDASMAKIATEAGLDRVTVYAHFKTRAELVEQVARRVLTAANEVLRGLDLSGDPAEALERLVSASWEVTARSGTLLVAAEKALPSRLVRQVHAGELEQRVHDFLERGQRAGAFRADLTTDWLVAVFHNTLHAAAAEIAAGRLAKSDAAHVISATLLNTYQALPPPSPRKKAARKS, from the coding sequence ATGGAGTCCGACGGGAACAGGCCGCGCTCTGTCGCGCGACATCGGCCTCCGCGAGCCGACGCGCGCCGCAACGTAGAAGTCATACTTGTGGCCGCGGAGCGGTGCCTGTCTCGTGACCCTGACGCGAGCATGGCCAAGATCGCCACCGAGGCAGGACTCGACAGAGTCACTGTCTATGCTCATTTCAAGACGCGGGCCGAGCTTGTCGAGCAGGTCGCGCGACGCGTGCTCACCGCCGCCAACGAGGTTCTCCGCGGACTCGATCTGTCCGGCGACCCCGCAGAGGCACTCGAGCGGCTGGTTTCGGCCTCCTGGGAGGTCACGGCCCGGTCAGGCACCCTTCTCGTCGCTGCGGAGAAGGCACTGCCATCGCGCCTCGTTCGACAGGTGCACGCCGGCGAGCTCGAGCAACGCGTCCACGACTTCCTAGAGCGTGGTCAGCGCGCCGGCGCCTTTCGGGCCGATCTGACAACGGACTGGCTCGTGGCCGTGTTCCACAACACCCTGCACGCGGCGGCCGCGGAAATCGCCGCCGGTCGGCTCGCCAAATCAGATGCCGCCCACGTCATCAGCGCAACGTTGTTGAACACATACCAAGCCTTGCCCCCGCCCAGTCCCCGCAAGAAGGCTGCGCGCAAGAGCTGA
- a CDS encoding putative glycolipid-binding domain-containing protein, producing the protein MNVATYAWRGADDPDRLEVVRAAFGPTGCVVSGASVALEYRTRWDLEIDDAWATRRLAIHRHDQDGRSLRLELRRSSLGTWSGEYSDADGIEQLPASLTDALSGSVDCDLGKCPFTNLMPIRRLLQRGTIGRWVGHTMAWVKVPTLEVVPATQQYMVVASDGHGARIRYRSATSQEFELHVDRDGVVLDYPMLAERILPPHHSPAER; encoded by the coding sequence ATGAACGTCGCAACCTATGCATGGCGAGGAGCGGACGACCCGGATCGGCTCGAGGTGGTGCGCGCCGCGTTCGGACCGACCGGATGTGTTGTCAGCGGAGCAAGTGTCGCGCTCGAGTACCGCACCAGGTGGGATCTCGAGATCGACGACGCCTGGGCGACGCGAAGGCTGGCTATCCATAGACACGACCAGGACGGCCGCAGCCTCCGGCTGGAGCTCCGCAGATCATCGCTCGGAACCTGGTCCGGCGAATACTCCGATGCCGATGGAATCGAGCAGCTACCTGCCTCACTGACGGACGCACTGTCCGGCAGCGTGGACTGCGACCTTGGCAAGTGCCCATTCACGAACCTCATGCCAATTCGCCGCCTCCTTCAACGCGGGACGATCGGGCGCTGGGTCGGCCACACGATGGCTTGGGTCAAGGTGCCAACTCTGGAGGTTGTGCCGGCCACACAGCAGTACATGGTGGTTGCCTCGGATGGGCACGGTGCCCGGATCCGCTACCGCAGCGCCACCAGCCAAGAGTTCGAGCTCCACGTGGACCGCGATGGGGTCGTGCTCGACTACCCCATGCTGGCCGAACGCATACTCCCGCCACACCACAGCCCAGCCGAACGATGA
- a CDS encoding oxidoreductase: MRSLDDSTDVTRLFAPTQLGHLELRNSFVMAPMTRSRSPQSTPTAEVAEYYRRRAAGGVALLITEGVLVDHISAGHHDDVPRLDPRTAVAWNAVVDAVHREGSRMFAQLWHLGGERHDVGCTTAWTPSGVPGTGSPCPHTMSVHDIDAVVESFGRTAAQARARGFDGVEIHSAHGYLIDEFLWPETNRRTDGYGGSIANRVRFATEIVSAVRAATTPDYPISIRFSQFKERCFAAHIAESPRELEAILVPLMDAGATLFHASQRRFWEPAFEGSDLNLAGWAKKVTGLPAITVGSVGLQAGELRGCSHPEHSLAALAQRHAAGEFDLVAVGRPLLANPSFVNDVADERFDEMCDYRKDDELVWP; encoded by the coding sequence ATGCGCTCCTTGGACGACTCGACGGACGTAACCCGGCTATTCGCCCCCACACAGCTCGGCCATCTCGAACTGCGCAACTCATTCGTGATGGCACCGATGACTCGGTCCCGCTCCCCGCAGTCCACGCCGACCGCTGAGGTCGCCGAGTACTATCGGCGCCGAGCAGCCGGGGGCGTCGCACTCCTCATCACCGAGGGCGTACTGGTCGATCACATATCTGCCGGCCACCATGACGACGTTCCCAGGCTGGACCCCAGGACAGCGGTCGCCTGGAACGCAGTGGTCGATGCGGTACATCGTGAGGGATCGCGGATGTTCGCCCAACTGTGGCACCTCGGGGGTGAGCGTCACGATGTCGGCTGCACTACCGCCTGGACGCCGAGTGGTGTACCGGGAACCGGATCGCCTTGCCCGCACACCATGTCGGTCCATGACATCGACGCGGTGGTCGAGTCGTTCGGGCGGACCGCCGCTCAAGCCCGCGCGCGTGGATTCGACGGAGTCGAGATCCACAGCGCGCACGGCTACTTGATCGATGAGTTCCTGTGGCCGGAGACGAACCGGCGGACCGACGGCTATGGCGGCAGCATCGCGAATCGCGTGCGCTTTGCCACTGAGATAGTCAGTGCGGTGCGCGCCGCCACAACACCGGACTACCCGATCTCGATCCGGTTCTCTCAGTTCAAGGAGCGGTGCTTCGCGGCACACATCGCGGAATCGCCACGCGAGTTGGAGGCGATCCTCGTCCCGCTAATGGATGCAGGGGCGACGCTCTTCCACGCCTCGCAGCGCAGGTTCTGGGAACCCGCGTTCGAAGGTTCGGACCTCAACCTCGCGGGCTGGGCCAAGAAGGTCACGGGGCTGCCGGCGATCACCGTGGGCTCCGTCGGGCTTCAGGCAGGCGAACTACGCGGTTGCTCGCACCCTGAGCACTCGCTCGCCGCCCTGGCACAACGCCACGCAGCAGGCGAGTTCGACCTCGTAGCGGTCGGGCGCCCGTTGCTTGCCAATCCATCCTTCGTCAACGACGTCGCCGACGAGCGCTTCGACGAGATGTGCGACTACCGCAAGGACGACGAACTTGTTTGGCCGTAG
- a CDS encoding flavin-containing monooxygenase gives MVGGGQAGLVIGFFLAQQARRFLILEAADSVGAAWRDRWDSLTLFTPRRFDALPGLSFPGDPDSYPTRDEVVSYLKAYAETYQLPIVLDGEVRSLTPAEAGFRIEYNGGRVTADQVVVATGPFQQPTTPDLAGQLSPAIFQCHSTGYRRPADIPAGTVLVVGGGNTGFQIAAELSGTHSVHLSVGSRQTPLPQRIGRRDLFWWLTKTRLLNVTVESRLGRRMQGRETLVGSSPRRLRRLGVELHPRAVDAKNDVVQFADGIQLKVDAVIWATGYQSGYAWINAPVLDAGGRVRHHRGVTDLPGLYFLGLSWQHTRGSALLGWVKHDAEYIATQVRILADARETRPDASERDRLNPREPQETDHAEPQ, from the coding sequence GTGGTCGGCGGAGGCCAAGCCGGACTGGTGATCGGATTCTTTCTGGCACAGCAAGCTCGTCGGTTTCTCATCCTCGAGGCCGCCGACTCGGTGGGTGCGGCGTGGCGGGATCGGTGGGATTCCCTCACCCTGTTCACACCGCGCCGGTTCGACGCGCTACCAGGACTGAGCTTCCCGGGAGATCCGGACAGCTACCCGACGCGTGACGAGGTCGTCTCGTACCTGAAGGCATATGCGGAGACCTATCAGCTCCCGATAGTTCTCGACGGGGAGGTCCGGTCGCTTACCCCGGCCGAAGCCGGCTTTCGCATCGAGTACAACGGCGGAAGAGTGACAGCCGACCAGGTCGTCGTGGCCACCGGTCCGTTCCAGCAGCCGACAACGCCTGATCTAGCTGGTCAGCTCTCACCTGCGATCTTCCAGTGCCACAGCACCGGCTACCGGCGACCTGCGGACATCCCAGCAGGCACGGTCCTGGTTGTCGGTGGAGGCAACACCGGATTCCAGATCGCGGCGGAGCTCAGCGGCACGCACTCGGTCCATCTATCTGTCGGCTCGCGACAGACGCCGCTCCCGCAACGGATTGGGAGGCGCGACCTGTTCTGGTGGCTCACCAAGACACGTTTGCTCAATGTGACAGTGGAATCACGGCTCGGGCGGCGTATGCAAGGACGGGAGACCCTTGTCGGCTCGAGCCCGAGGCGACTCCGGCGTCTCGGAGTTGAGCTGCATCCCAGGGCAGTCGATGCGAAGAACGATGTCGTCCAGTTTGCTGACGGCATCCAACTCAAGGTCGATGCCGTCATATGGGCCACCGGATACCAATCCGGGTATGCCTGGATCAATGCGCCGGTTCTCGATGCCGGAGGGCGGGTCCGCCACCACAGAGGGGTAACCGACCTGCCGGGGCTCTACTTCCTCGGCCTCTCCTGGCAACACACGCGCGGCTCAGCATTGCTCGGCTGGGTGAAACACGACGCCGAGTACATCGCGACACAGGTCCGGATCCTGGCCGACGCCCGAGAGACGCGACCAGATGCGTCCGAGCGCGACCGCCTGAACCCCAGAGAACCCCAGGAGACCGATCATGCCGAACCACAGTGA
- a CDS encoding multicopper oxidase family protein has translation MPNHSDHTESESRGNFPTDVRGLPASQPSELVSLAGGEEFDLRIAPIAKQLGEATVRMLAYNGSVPGPTMRVLQGSEVIINVTNDADTEATVHWHGLRLKNAYDGTHETQTPMQVGQSFIYRLQFQDPGLYWYHPHIREDYGQEMGLYGNIVVVPSDPDYWPPVNREELLTLDDVLVEDGQIASFSRAETTYVAMGRFGNTMLVGGDIATALSAGLGDVVRFYFTNTANTRVFNVGFDRARMKLVGGDSGRFEREVLVDEVTLAPSERIVVDVLFDQPGVATLVHRHPGRTYPLATCTVDETQAVPDLSNQFTALRVNADMTAERDRLDRYRDHAPDKTLAFVAEMNMGVPDGAVLYSCPMHPEVVSDSADRCPQCGMKLIASQLLGQPQEHGGGEDIPHQHHGDAGGHSPEQTTGIEWEDDMVDVNRLTTPANMSWKLVDRGTERANHAIDWRFKVGDQVQIRLVNEMDSDHPMHHPFHIHGAGRFLVMSRNDAVESNLVWKDTVLVRTGESVDILLDVTNPGRWMAHCHIAEHHEGGMMFSFTVDP, from the coding sequence ATGCCGAACCACAGTGATCACACCGAATCCGAGAGTCGCGGCAACTTCCCGACCGATGTACGTGGCCTTCCTGCGTCCCAACCGTCCGAGCTTGTCTCCCTGGCGGGCGGCGAGGAGTTCGACCTGCGAATCGCCCCGATAGCGAAGCAGTTGGGCGAAGCAACGGTACGCATGCTTGCCTACAACGGATCGGTTCCCGGGCCCACCATGCGGGTCCTGCAGGGTTCCGAGGTGATCATCAACGTGACCAACGATGCTGACACCGAGGCCACCGTGCATTGGCACGGGTTACGGTTGAAGAACGCCTACGACGGAACGCACGAAACCCAGACACCCATGCAGGTCGGTCAAAGCTTCATCTATCGGCTGCAATTCCAGGACCCCGGCCTCTACTGGTATCACCCGCACATTCGCGAGGACTACGGCCAGGAGATGGGGCTCTACGGCAACATTGTCGTCGTCCCTTCGGATCCCGACTATTGGCCCCCGGTGAACCGGGAGGAGTTGCTCACCCTGGACGACGTGCTGGTCGAGGATGGTCAGATCGCTTCGTTCAGCCGCGCCGAGACGACGTACGTAGCGATGGGGCGGTTCGGCAACACGATGCTGGTCGGCGGTGACATAGCCACTGCGTTGTCAGCCGGCCTCGGGGACGTGGTGCGCTTCTACTTCACCAACACCGCCAACACACGGGTGTTCAACGTCGGCTTTGACAGAGCACGGATGAAGCTCGTGGGTGGTGACAGCGGCAGGTTCGAACGCGAGGTCTTAGTAGATGAGGTAACGCTAGCGCCGTCGGAGCGGATCGTCGTCGACGTCTTGTTCGACCAGCCTGGGGTGGCGACCCTCGTACATCGTCATCCAGGACGCACGTATCCCTTGGCAACCTGCACCGTTGATGAAACCCAGGCCGTGCCGGATCTGAGCAACCAGTTCACAGCGCTTCGCGTCAACGCTGATATGACGGCCGAACGGGATCGCCTGGATCGATACCGCGATCACGCGCCGGACAAGACACTGGCATTCGTCGCTGAGATGAACATGGGCGTGCCCGACGGCGCGGTCCTCTACTCCTGCCCCATGCACCCCGAGGTAGTGAGTGACTCTGCCGACCGCTGCCCCCAATGCGGCATGAAGCTTATTGCGTCGCAACTTCTGGGACAGCCCCAAGAACACGGCGGCGGCGAAGACATCCCCCACCAGCACCACGGGGACGCCGGCGGTCACAGCCCTGAGCAGACCACAGGAATTGAATGGGAAGACGACATGGTCGACGTCAACCGGCTCACCACGCCGGCCAACATGAGCTGGAAGCTCGTCGACCGGGGCACGGAGCGCGCGAACCACGCGATCGACTGGCGCTTCAAGGTTGGTGATCAGGTGCAGATCCGGCTGGTGAACGAGATGGATTCCGACCACCCGATGCATCACCCGTTCCACATCCACGGCGCGGGCCGCTTCCTTGTCATGAGCCGCAACGACGCGGTCGAATCGAATCTTGTCTGGAAAGACACGGTTCTCGTACGGACGGGCGAGTCGGTCGACATCCTTCTCGACGTGACCAACCCCGGTCGGTGGATGGCCCACTGTCACATCGCCGAACACCACGAGGGCGGAATGATGTTCAGCTTCACCGTCGATCCCTGA